From a region of the Candidatus Thermoplasmatota archaeon genome:
- a CDS encoding argininosuccinate synthase, with translation MTLKTVLGYSGGLDTSVAIRWIKEKYKSEVVCVLVDVGQPLSNLDDAKARAIKNGATKVIVVDAKEEFARDFVLPTLKANALYEGVYPLATSIARPLIAKHLVAVAHQEGASYVAHGCTAKGNDQVRFEVTIRALDPALKVIAPLREWNADPALATREGEIAYAKEHGILIPDVATKRTFSTDENLWGRSVESGILEDPTKEVVEDAYEWTTSPLDAPNAPEYVTIGFERGEPVSIDGKRLGLVELINHLNATAGRHGLGRIDHVENRLVGIKSREVYEAPGAIALLTAHKALENLTLTRDVAHFKTTLEDKFAELAYDGLWYGALRESISAFVDKAQENVTGSVTLKLYKGAAHVAGRDSPVSLYQKHLATYDKGDQFRHESAAGFIDIFGLPLRVASSVKAKHAKK, from the coding sequence ATGACCCTCAAGACCGTCCTCGGCTACTCCGGCGGCCTCGACACCAGCGTCGCGATCCGGTGGATCAAGGAGAAGTACAAGTCCGAGGTCGTCTGCGTGCTCGTCGACGTCGGCCAGCCTCTCTCGAACCTCGACGACGCGAAGGCGCGCGCGATCAAGAACGGCGCGACGAAGGTGATCGTCGTGGACGCGAAGGAGGAGTTCGCGCGCGACTTCGTCCTGCCCACGCTCAAGGCGAACGCCCTCTACGAGGGCGTGTACCCGCTTGCGACGTCCATCGCGCGCCCCCTCATCGCGAAGCACCTCGTCGCGGTCGCCCACCAGGAGGGCGCCTCCTACGTTGCGCACGGCTGCACGGCGAAGGGCAACGACCAGGTCCGCTTCGAGGTCACGATCCGCGCCCTCGACCCCGCGCTCAAGGTCATCGCGCCCCTGCGCGAGTGGAACGCCGACCCCGCGCTTGCGACCCGCGAAGGCGAGATCGCGTACGCGAAAGAGCACGGCATCCTCATCCCGGACGTCGCGACGAAGCGCACGTTCTCGACGGACGAGAACCTGTGGGGCCGGAGCGTCGAGAGCGGCATCCTCGAGGACCCGACGAAGGAGGTCGTGGAGGACGCCTACGAGTGGACGACGAGCCCCCTCGACGCGCCGAACGCGCCCGAGTACGTGACGATCGGCTTCGAGCGCGGCGAGCCCGTCTCGATCGACGGGAAGCGCCTCGGCCTCGTGGAGCTCATCAACCACCTGAACGCGACGGCGGGCCGCCACGGCCTCGGCCGCATCGACCACGTCGAGAACCGCCTCGTCGGCATCAAGAGCCGCGAGGTCTACGAGGCGCCCGGCGCGATCGCGCTCCTCACGGCGCACAAGGCGCTCGAGAACCTCACGCTCACGCGCGACGTCGCCCACTTCAAGACCACGCTCGAGGACAAGTTCGCGGAACTCGCGTACGACGGCCTCTGGTACGGCGCGCTCCGGGAGTCCATCAGCGCGTTCGTCGACAAGGCGCAGGAGAACGTCACGGGCAGCGTGACGCTCAAGCTCTACAAGGGAGCGGCGCACGTCGCGGGCCGCGACTCGCCCGTGTCGCTCTATCAGAAGCACCTCGCGACGTACGACAAGGGCGACCAGTTCCGCCACGAGTCCGCCGCGGGCTTCATCGACATCTTCGGCCTGCCGCTGCGCGTCGCCTCGAGCGTCAAGGCGAAGCACGCGAAGAAGTGA